The genome window AATGTGACGGCTGAGAATATCGCCAATGTTGAGACCACCCGCACCCGTGGCGGAGGACCTTATCGAAAGAAAACTCTGCATATATCCGGCCGTCCGGAGGCAGTTGACTTCAATACGGTTCTTCGCAAGCACACCCTTTCACTAAACCGTTCGCATAACAATCATTTCAACACCAGGAAGGTTAATTACGTGGACGGTCTCGAGATCACACTACCCGAATCAAGAGAGGCACTTGATCCCGAGAGTAAAGTCAAGATGGTTTATGATCCGGCGCATCCGGATGCCAACGAAGATGGCTGGGTGGCAATGCCGGATATCAATATTCTCATGGAAATGGTAAACATGATGACTGCGGCACGGTCTTTTGAAGCCAACGCCACAGCGCTCGAAGCAACCAAGAATATATATTCAGCGGCTTTGGATATTTAAAGGAGGGTATCGTGACTACAGCTTATGCTCAGGTACAGGCCTGCGACTGTATGCGCTCAGAAAGCCGCCGGAACCTGCAGTACACGACATCATTGAACAAGACATCGGAACAGGGTGATATTTCCGGTGCCAGCTTTCTGGACTATCTCGATCAGAACGAGATTTCTTTTTTGAGCAAGGAGTTCAGCCTCTCCGACAATTGGATTATGCCGGATGAGCTCGAGCTCTCGATTAATAACCTAAAAAGAGGAATTGATATTCAGGCATGAAAGTCGATTTAATTCAGCAGGTTAATAACACAAGCGGCCTCTCTGACATGATGCGCAGAGAGACTATTCCCCAGGCAGAACCCCCGGCCAAAGAAAACTTTGCGGGACTACTGAAAAGCATGGTCGAGGATGTAAACGAGATTCAGCATGATGCTGCGGAACTGGAAACAAGATTTCTGAAAGGTGAAATATCGGACGTTCATCAAGTCATGATTGCCGCGGAAGAAGCCAGTGTCTCTTTCAAGTTGTTGATGGAAATTCGCAACAAGCTACTGGAATCCTATCGTGAAATCATGCGTATGCACGCTTAATGGACTAAGCTATGGATTCATTACAAAGGTTTTACAAAGGCCTGACTGAACTGATAAAAAAGTTCAGCCTTACACAACTGCTTTTAATAGCGACAATATTCGTCATCAGCCTGGTTGGAATAATGTTTGTGGCCGGGGTTTTCAAGTCGGTCACCTACGGAGTTCTGTATTCTGATCTGGATCCCCAGGAATCAGGTGAAATTGCCGCCGAACTCAAGGAGATGGGTGTCTCCTATGAGCTTACCGATGGTGGCAAAACGATCAAGATTCCTTCCGGGGATGTTTACCAGACCCGGATCACACTTGCCAGCCAGGGTATGCCGACCGGAGGCTCGGCCGGATACTCGATTTTTGACAAGACCAACCTGGGGATGACCGATTTTATTCAAAAAGTGAATTATCGCCGGGCTCTCGAAGGTGAGCTTGCGCGGACAATATCTAACCTGGAGGAAATCCGGGCAGCACGTGTCCATATCGTGATCCCGGAAAAACGGCTGTTCCAGGAAGACCAGAAAGAGCCGACCGCTTCGGTCGTATTAAAGCTTTCAGGGGCAGGATCTTTAACCAAACGACAGATGTACGGTATCAAGCACCTGGTGGCTTCCAGCGTGGAAGGCCTGATGGCGGAAAATATCACCATCGTAGACAACTGGGGTAACCTGTTGACATCACCCCAGGGCAGTGATCCGATGGTCGCGCTTTCGGCAACGCAACTTGAACTCAAAAAGACTGTTGAATCATATCTCGAAAACAAGGCTCACAGCCTGCTTGCCAGCGCGCTCGGAAATTCGAGAGCGGTCGTTAAAATCGATGCCGAACTTGATTTCGACC of Candidatus Zixiibacteriota bacterium contains these proteins:
- the flgC gene encoding flagellar basal body rod protein FlgC — protein: MIMSDMFASLKISGSGLSVNRRKMNVTAENIANVETTRTRGGGPYRKKTLHISGRPEAVDFNTVLRKHTLSLNRSHNNHFNTRKVNYVDGLEITLPESREALDPESKVKMVYDPAHPDANEDGWVAMPDINILMEMVNMMTAARSFEANATALEATKNIYSAALDI
- the fliE gene encoding flagellar hook-basal body complex protein FliE, which codes for MKVDLIQQVNNTSGLSDMMRRETIPQAEPPAKENFAGLLKSMVEDVNEIQHDAAELETRFLKGEISDVHQVMIAAEEASVSFKLLMEIRNKLLESYREIMRMHA
- the fliF gene encoding flagellar M-ring protein FliF, which encodes MDSLQRFYKGLTELIKKFSLTQLLLIATIFVISLVGIMFVAGVFKSVTYGVLYSDLDPQESGEIAAELKEMGVSYELTDGGKTIKIPSGDVYQTRITLASQGMPTGGSAGYSIFDKTNLGMTDFIQKVNYRRALEGELARTISNLEEIRAARVHIVIPEKRLFQEDQKEPTASVVLKLSGAGSLTKRQMYGIKHLVASSVEGLMAENITIVDNWGNLLTSPQGSDPMVALSATQLELKKTVESYLENKAHSLLASALGNSRAVVKIDAELDFDQVSKTMESFDPDQVAIRSEERLETAMADSSIGTDTSLAGGSEITERVITNYEVSKSVQSVASSVGNIKRLSIAILVDGSYEEIENPEGVIEKEYIPRDSTELAQLSAIVKRAVGFDDTRDDEISIVNIPFDTSDLEQQQMEMQKMDQMNFYIEVGKKVLIFLGILIAFLYVRSKLKKVFRAIARYAPKPPPAPKVDMKKQEEEKKKKEEEEEIKLEKPKPKLIDKMKVMAEQQPDELAKVIKTMMMSE